The following coding sequences are from one Acidimicrobiales bacterium window:
- a CDS encoding lysylphosphatidylglycerol synthase transmembrane domain-containing protein, with amino-acid sequence MADPAAPADADGADGDLVRVSAASGRRFRSHRVLYPAAMLAATGVAIWITIHLVGDVSRSITAMAGFHAGWLGVAGAVEVAGLAFAGEALWRLQGRPTVIGRTAAQAASLVNLSLGAIMPAAPVEGFTLSFFELRRRGLPKRRASIALAWGQWLQARGFVLLGAASAIAAVAFGELTGRLATIAWIGVAGGGLFLVGTWLLTSHPRPLAAVGAFAVRVLPARAHPEQVREAVLRFHREAHDLLGRGARRHVSWLFLTVGPFAMGVSLWAILEAAGRPISIEEALLAAALTIVASWVPLVPGGIGVAESALTLVLHHFGVPLADGLAVALVWRGITLVGPAATGVVALAGLRFRRVHHPVPTT; translated from the coding sequence GTGGCCGACCCTGCCGCCCCTGCTGACGCTGACGGAGCCGACGGTGACCTCGTCCGGGTGTCGGCGGCGAGCGGGCGGCGGTTCCGTTCACACCGGGTCCTGTATCCCGCCGCCATGCTCGCGGCGACCGGCGTGGCGATCTGGATCACGATCCACCTGGTGGGCGACGTCAGCCGTTCGATCACCGCGATGGCCGGGTTCCATGCCGGTTGGCTGGGTGTCGCCGGCGCCGTCGAGGTGGCCGGCCTCGCCTTCGCGGGGGAGGCGCTGTGGCGCCTGCAGGGCCGACCCACCGTGATCGGCCGGACCGCCGCGCAGGCCGCGTCGCTCGTCAACTTGAGCCTCGGCGCGATCATGCCGGCCGCACCTGTCGAAGGGTTCACGTTGTCGTTCTTCGAGCTCCGTCGGCGCGGCCTGCCCAAGCGCCGGGCGAGCATCGCCTTGGCGTGGGGCCAGTGGCTGCAAGCACGTGGGTTCGTCCTGTTGGGCGCGGCCAGCGCGATCGCCGCCGTCGCGTTCGGCGAGCTGACCGGTCGCCTGGCCACCATTGCCTGGATCGGGGTGGCGGGCGGTGGGCTGTTCCTGGTCGGCACCTGGCTGTTGACGAGCCACCCCCGGCCGCTGGCGGCCGTCGGTGCGTTCGCGGTGCGGGTCTTGCCGGCCCGGGCTCATCCCGAGCAGGTCCGCGAGGCCGTGCTCCGCTTCCACCGCGAGGCTCACGACCTGCTCGGACGCGGCGCCCGCCGTCACGTGTCGTGGCTGTTCCTCACGGTCGGACCGTTCGCCATGGGTGTCTCGTTGTGGGCGATCCTCGAAGCGGCCGGTCGGCCGATCAGCATCGAGGAGGCGCTGCTCGCCGCGGCGCTCACGATCGTGGCGTCGTGGGTGCCGTTGGTGCCCGGCGGCATCGGGGTTGCCGAGTCCGCCCTCACGCTGGTGCTGCACCACTTCGGCGTCCCGCTGGCCGACGGCCTGGCGGTCGCGTTGGTGTGGCGGGGGATCACGTTGGTGGGCCCGGCCGCCACGGGGGTGGTGGCCCTCGCCGGCCTGCGCTTCCGTCGCGTCCACCACCCGGTCCCGACCACCTGA
- a CDS encoding AAA family ATPase, whose protein sequence is MSDLPPSPRRDAPVALAAERAALERARSATRDKLERFARISGGGADALADEYIDAVVRGTIETYQRELVTFGRVDDGQTWRIGLYGIDEGGDQLVIDWRAPFASAFYQARMTEPLGLDRRVTYVGCIDDLFVEDFATGEVSGSSPLLHELARSRGTEMRTAVATLQSEQDDLVRLDPTERLVLRGGPGTGKTVVGLHRAAWLVYNDTRLTAGRILVVGPSDKFLRFVAAVLPTLGEARITQTTFDRLLGPSTPAGSDERWLDLLDRFEASLYRPGRVRVGMRRVGEDEVVELVERLRARPMSWRDRRKVFVSRLAHRCDATVGEASRAAAEVWPSMSARQAMKQLRNRRTLTDLGADPDLVDAWLAPAGHRAAAVAFPDGALADEILARFEGVPATYGHVIVDEAQDLSLLQLRAVMRRSSGLTLVGDDAQRSNPNGIGLTRAAALVDVRPAVMATAYRMSAEIAGWLNEHARAHGIEAVELLGIRPTGRPVRVAPDPISAEAELRDRWENVAVIRADEVWVHKGVEYDAVVVDTTDMDPAQVYLAASRAAHELVIC, encoded by the coding sequence ATGAGCGACCTTCCTCCTTCACCGCGCCGCGACGCTCCCGTCGCCCTGGCCGCCGAACGGGCCGCGCTCGAACGCGCGCGCTCGGCGACGCGCGACAAGCTGGAACGGTTCGCCCGCATCTCCGGCGGTGGCGCCGACGCGCTGGCCGACGAGTACATCGACGCCGTGGTCAGGGGCACGATCGAGACGTACCAGCGAGAACTGGTCACCTTCGGGCGCGTCGACGACGGCCAGACCTGGCGCATCGGCCTGTACGGCATCGACGAAGGCGGCGACCAGCTGGTGATCGACTGGCGGGCGCCGTTCGCATCGGCCTTCTACCAGGCCCGCATGACCGAGCCGCTGGGGCTCGACCGCCGCGTCACATACGTCGGCTGCATCGACGACCTCTTCGTCGAGGACTTCGCCACGGGGGAAGTGTCCGGCTCCTCCCCCCTGCTCCACGAGTTGGCGCGCAGTCGCGGCACCGAGATGCGCACTGCGGTGGCCACGCTCCAGTCGGAACAGGACGACCTGGTCCGCCTCGACCCCACCGAACGGCTCGTCCTCCGGGGCGGGCCGGGTACGGGCAAGACCGTGGTCGGCCTCCACCGGGCGGCCTGGCTCGTCTACAACGACACCCGGCTCACCGCGGGGCGGATCCTGGTGGTGGGCCCGAGCGACAAGTTCTTGCGCTTCGTGGCCGCAGTGCTGCCCACCCTCGGCGAGGCTCGCATCACCCAGACCACGTTCGACCGGCTGCTCGGGCCGTCGACGCCTGCGGGCAGCGACGAGCGTTGGCTCGATCTGCTCGACCGCTTCGAGGCCTCGCTGTACCGGCCGGGTCGGGTTCGGGTCGGGATGCGCCGCGTCGGCGAGGACGAGGTCGTCGAGCTCGTCGAACGGCTGCGCGCCCGACCGATGTCATGGCGCGACCGGCGCAAGGTGTTCGTGTCGCGCCTCGCCCACCGCTGCGACGCGACGGTCGGCGAGGCCAGCAGGGCGGCCGCTGAAGTGTGGCCGTCGATGAGCGCCCGCCAAGCCATGAAGCAGCTCCGCAACCGTCGCACCCTCACCGACCTGGGTGCCGACCCCGACCTCGTCGACGCATGGCTGGCGCCGGCCGGCCACCGAGCCGCGGCGGTGGCGTTCCCCGACGGCGCGCTGGCCGACGAGATCCTGGCCCGGTTCGAGGGGGTGCCCGCCACGTACGGACACGTGATCGTCGACGAGGCGCAGGACCTCTCCCTGTTGCAGCTGCGCGCCGTGATGCGGCGCTCGTCGGGTCTGACCCTGGTGGGCGACGACGCCCAGCGATCCAACCCCAACGGCATCGGGCTCACCCGGGCCGCCGCCCTTGTCGACGTGCGGCCCGCGGTCATGGCGACGGCCTACCGCATGTCGGCCGAGATCGCCGGGTGGCTCAACGAGCACGCCCGCGCCCACGGCATCGAGGCGGTCGAGCTGCTCGGCATCCGTCCGACGGGGCGCCCGGTGCGCGTCGCGCCCGATCCGATCTCCGCCGAGGCCGAGCTGCGCGACCGGTGGGAGAACGTGGCGGTGATCCGTGCGGACGAGGTGTGGGTGCACAAGGGCGTCGAGTACGACGCGGTCGTCGTCGACACCACCGACATGGACCCCGCGCAGGTGTACCTCGCTGCGTCGCGTGCCGCCCACGAGCTCGTCATCTGCTGA
- a CDS encoding AMP-binding protein, with translation MTLHDMVSNGDLLVAALNRNPDKPAVYLGDEVLTGAQVAAEVSRYAQAMASLGIGQGSPTAVLALNRPEVLFNMGAGMVLGARGTPLHPMGSLDDHVYILTDAGTETLVVDTTIFGERAAELAKALPSLRILTFDPSDLGESLPALAAGFEPQPLVAARVDPDDVGSLAYTGGTTGKPKGVMMPPRSSVTMTQIQLAEWDWPDEPRFLIATPLSHAGAAFFIPTLLKGGSIVVIPWFDPELVLETIEKFRITATMVVPTMLYVLLDHPGFADADLSSLETVYYGAAAMSPTRLTEAIEKMGPIFVQFYGQAECPMAICVMNRADHDLSRPERLASCGRPAPWVRVRLLDDDGNEVPKGQPGEICVQGPLVMLGYWNKPEQTAEAFAGGWLHTGDIAREDDDGFFYIVDRKKDMIVTGGFNVFPREVEDVIGEHPSVAQVAVIGVPDERWGETVKAVVVARPGATVEVDELIALVKDRKGSHVAPKSVDVVDDIPVSALGKPDKKALRERYWAGAARQVN, from the coding sequence GTGACGCTCCACGACATGGTCTCCAACGGCGATCTCCTCGTCGCCGCCTTGAACCGCAACCCCGACAAGCCTGCGGTCTACCTGGGCGACGAGGTGCTCACCGGTGCGCAAGTGGCCGCCGAGGTCAGCCGCTACGCCCAAGCGATGGCTTCGCTCGGGATAGGGCAGGGGAGCCCCACCGCGGTGCTCGCCCTCAACCGGCCCGAAGTGCTGTTCAACATGGGTGCCGGCATGGTGCTCGGGGCGCGGGGCACGCCGTTGCACCCGATGGGGTCGCTCGACGACCACGTCTACATCCTCACCGACGCCGGCACGGAGACGTTGGTCGTCGACACCACCATCTTCGGCGAGCGAGCCGCCGAGCTCGCCAAGGCGCTCCCGTCGCTGCGGATCCTCACGTTCGACCCGTCGGACCTCGGCGAGTCACTGCCGGCGCTGGCGGCCGGGTTCGAGCCGCAACCGTTGGTGGCGGCCCGCGTCGACCCCGACGACGTCGGCAGCCTGGCGTACACCGGTGGCACCACCGGCAAGCCAAAGGGCGTGATGATGCCGCCGCGCAGCAGCGTCACGATGACCCAGATCCAGCTCGCCGAGTGGGATTGGCCCGACGAGCCCCGTTTCCTGATCGCCACCCCGCTCAGCCATGCCGGCGCCGCGTTCTTCATCCCGACGCTGCTCAAAGGCGGCTCGATCGTGGTGATCCCGTGGTTCGATCCCGAGCTCGTGCTCGAGACGATCGAGAAGTTCCGGATCACGGCCACGATGGTCGTGCCCACGATGCTGTACGTGCTGCTCGACCATCCCGGGTTCGCCGACGCCGACCTGTCGAGCCTCGAGACCGTGTACTACGGCGCCGCGGCCATGTCGCCCACGCGGCTCACGGAGGCGATCGAGAAGATGGGGCCGATCTTCGTGCAGTTCTACGGCCAAGCCGAGTGCCCGATGGCGATCTGCGTGATGAACCGCGCCGACCACGACCTGTCGAGGCCCGAACGGCTGGCGTCGTGCGGGCGGCCGGCGCCATGGGTGCGTGTCCGGCTGCTCGACGACGACGGGAACGAGGTCCCGAAGGGCCAGCCCGGCGAGATCTGTGTGCAGGGCCCCCTCGTGATGCTCGGCTACTGGAACAAGCCGGAGCAGACGGCCGAGGCGTTCGCCGGCGGGTGGCTGCACACGGGCGACATCGCCCGCGAGGACGACGACGGGTTCTTCTACATCGTCGACCGCAAGAAGGACATGATCGTGACCGGTGGGTTCAACGTGTTCCCCCGCGAGGTCGAGGACGTGATCGGCGAGCACCCATCGGTCGCGCAAGTCGCGGTCATCGGCGTGCCCGACGAACGTTGGGGCGAGACGGTCAAGGCAGTGGTGGTGGCGCGTCCTGGCGCGACGGTGGAAGTCGACGAGCTCATCGCGCTGGTGAAGGACCGCAAGGGCAGCCACGTGGCCCCCAAGTCGGTCGACGTGGTCGACGACATCCCGGTCAGCGCCCTCGGCAAGCCCGACAAGAAGGCCCTGCGCGAGCGCTACTGGGCCGGCGCGGCCCGCCAGGTCAACTGA
- a CDS encoding TMEM165/GDT1 family protein, whose product MNFAALGATFVVIFAAELPDKTMFASLVLGTRFRPRDVFLGAAGAFACHVVLAVAVGQAFTLLPRRAVDIVVAVLFLGGGLLLLLGREEAAAREGAAAGAGGTTTGGAATQVATPSPRVIATAFSVVLLAEFGDLTQITTANLAARYHDPIAVGLGALLGLWAVAGIAVLGGRALLRVVPLELVRRVAGVLMIGLAVWTAVEAIRA is encoded by the coding sequence GTGAACTTCGCCGCGCTGGGCGCGACGTTCGTCGTCATCTTCGCCGCCGAGCTGCCCGACAAGACGATGTTCGCGTCGTTGGTGTTGGGGACCCGGTTTCGTCCCCGCGACGTGTTCCTCGGCGCCGCGGGCGCGTTCGCCTGCCATGTGGTCCTCGCGGTGGCGGTGGGACAGGCGTTCACGCTGTTGCCTCGGCGCGCCGTCGACATCGTGGTCGCGGTGCTGTTCCTCGGCGGCGGACTGCTGTTGCTGCTGGGCAGAGAGGAGGCCGCGGCGCGCGAGGGCGCCGCGGCCGGCGCGGGCGGGACGACCACCGGCGGAGCGGCGACCCAAGTCGCCACACCGTCGCCCCGGGTGATCGCCACCGCGTTCTCGGTGGTGCTCCTCGCGGAGTTCGGTGACCTCACCCAGATCACCACCGCCAACTTGGCGGCTCGCTACCACGACCCGATCGCCGTGGGCCTCGGCGCGCTGCTCGGGCTGTGGGCGGTGGCGGGGATCGCCGTGCTCGGCGGTCGGGCGCTGCTGCGGGTCGTGCCCCTCGAGCTGGTGCGGCGCGTCGCAGGGGTCTTGATGATCGGTCTGGCGGTCTGGACGGCGGTCGAGGCGATTCGCGCCTGA
- the rpe gene encoding ribulose-phosphate 3-epimerase, with amino-acid sequence MTPPPPATAPARPVEIVPSVLPADFAALGEECRRLEAAGVDRIQWDVMDGRFVPNLTVGPDVIAACRRHVDVPFEAHLMVQEPQELASRYVDAGCRLLILHVESTVHLHRALGHVHDLGARAAVALNPSTPAVMVADVLDLVEMVLVMTVNPGFGGQSYLATMESKIAEVRAMVVGRGLDVDVEVDGGISTSTVAGAVAAGANVLVAGSALFRDDQGLEHAVAELRMTAESAQS; translated from the coding sequence GTGACTCCACCGCCACCTGCCACGGCTCCGGCCCGGCCCGTCGAGATCGTCCCGTCCGTCCTCCCGGCCGACTTCGCTGCGCTCGGCGAGGAGTGCCGACGCCTCGAGGCCGCCGGCGTCGACCGGATCCAGTGGGACGTCATGGACGGCCGCTTCGTGCCCAACCTCACCGTCGGACCCGACGTGATCGCGGCCTGCCGTCGCCATGTCGACGTGCCGTTCGAGGCCCATTTGATGGTGCAAGAACCACAAGAGCTCGCATCGCGCTACGTCGACGCCGGATGCCGCCTGCTCATCCTCCACGTCGAGTCGACCGTCCATCTCCACCGTGCACTCGGCCACGTCCACGATCTCGGCGCCCGGGCAGCCGTGGCGCTCAACCCGTCGACCCCCGCCGTGATGGTGGCCGACGTCCTCGATCTGGTGGAGATGGTGCTGGTGATGACCGTCAACCCGGGTTTCGGTGGCCAGTCGTACCTGGCGACCATGGAGTCCAAGATCGCCGAAGTGCGCGCGATGGTGGTCGGGCGCGGGCTCGACGTCGACGTGGAGGTCGACGGCGGCATCAGCACGAGCACGGTCGCCGGCGCAGTCGCAGCGGGTGCCAACGTCTTGGTGGCGGGCAGCGCCCTGTTCCGCGACGACCAGGGCCTCGAACACGCCGTGGCGGAACTGCGCATGACGGCCGAATCCGCGCAAAGCTGA
- a CDS encoding enoyl-CoA hydratase-related protein — MIQIDDQDRVRLVTLDRPDALNAMNGELYRATGDALNDAARDPGTSVVVITGNGRAFCAGQDIAELGQIAGDDGAAAGSGFPYLAAALTSFPKPLIAAVNGIAVGIGFTMLPHCDLVYVAESARFRTPFAALGVSPEAASSALFPMVMGWQAAAHTLLTGAWLSADEAVTAGFALAKVADDALLDTALAAARTMAALPLVSLVTTKRLMRTERDALVARATDAENAAFAELLGGPANQEAIAAFLDKREPDFSKVTDA; from the coding sequence GTGATCCAGATCGACGACCAGGACCGGGTCCGCCTGGTGACGCTCGACCGCCCCGACGCGCTCAACGCCATGAACGGCGAGCTGTACCGGGCCACGGGCGACGCGCTGAACGACGCCGCACGTGACCCCGGCACCTCCGTGGTGGTCATCACCGGCAACGGCCGCGCGTTCTGCGCCGGCCAGGACATCGCCGAGCTCGGTCAGATCGCCGGCGACGACGGCGCGGCAGCCGGCTCCGGCTTCCCGTACCTCGCCGCCGCGCTCACGTCGTTCCCGAAACCCCTCATCGCGGCCGTCAACGGGATCGCCGTGGGCATCGGGTTCACCATGCTCCCCCACTGCGACCTCGTGTACGTGGCCGAGTCGGCCCGGTTCCGCACACCGTTCGCCGCGCTCGGCGTGTCACCCGAAGCCGCCAGCAGCGCGCTGTTCCCGATGGTCATGGGCTGGCAGGCCGCCGCCCACACGCTGCTGACCGGCGCGTGGCTGTCAGCCGACGAAGCCGTGACGGCCGGCTTCGCGCTGGCCAAGGTGGCCGACGACGCGCTGCTCGACACCGCCCTCGCGGCCGCACGCACCATGGCCGCACTTCCCCTGGTGTCGCTGGTGACCACGAAACGGCTGATGCGGACCGAGCGTGACGCGCTGGTCGCGCGGGCCACCGATGCCGAGAACGCCGCCTTCGCCGAACTGCTCGGCGGACCCGCCAACCAGGAAGCGATCGCGGCGTTCCTCGACAAGCGCGAACCCGACTTCTCGAAGGTGACCGACGCGTGA
- a CDS encoding AMP-binding protein, translating to MTPYEVVHRGEIYRLRRYLAAGAAAPAGGAPPAILLVPPMMLSAEVWDVSHATSAVRLLAGAGIDPWVIDFGAPEHEVGGLERTLTDHVLAIDDALDRIRDIRGVDPHMGGYSQGGMFCYQTAAYRRGKGIASLVTFGSPVDTLGMLPFGIPGELASDAIGFLADHVPASLYLPAWASRTGFRLLDPVKAIRQRVAYVRDLRHRDVDSPREEQRRFLMREGWVAWPGPALAELALQMVAHNRMLSGGFVIEGRSATLADIVCPVLCFVGDRDEIASPDVVRAVRQAVPRAEIWERSLPTGHFGLVVGTQAVEQTWPVVAGWLHWRDGDGPQPDIKPLEEVDLTGSGAGNPVTDTVSLAAALGSLAVRNTTRTIRRAGRSIDELRHDLAQSLPRVARLERVGPQSRVSLGSLLDEQAGTAPDATFFLFEGRGHTYRDAKRRIDNIVRGLISVGVRQGEHVGILMDTRPSAVAVLAALSRLGAVAVLLRPDGSPVREAELGSISRLITDPEHVVLAREISHITPLVLGGGGEPRELGFGLTDMERIDPDEVRVPSWYRPNPGRGRDLAYICFTGSGASTRPNRITNRRWALSAFGTASAANLSDADTVYGVTPIHHPSTLLTSIGGAVAGGARLALATRFEPETFWNEVRRYGVTVVSYTWTLTHELLAAPVSPLERHHPVRLFMGSGMPLGLWQRILDRFAPAKVLEFYASTEGRAVLVNVGGDKPGSKGRRLPGSALVRVAKYDLEAGRLVEADDGFAVPCRPGEVGMLLARADAEAATSNAVPLRGVFGRDDAWLLTGDLFEVDRDGDFWLVGAANEMIRTPYGTFGPRPIERAMAGVPAVDLACAYGLPGLAAVAVTLRPGASLDPATLSAALGSRPDHERPDIVRVVRAIPTTTWFRLRHQPLQAAGVVPARRGAPVWILDRASGRYSRLTASAAESMAASVAGSLATSSS from the coding sequence GTGACCCCCTACGAGGTGGTGCACCGGGGCGAGATCTACCGCCTCCGTCGCTACCTCGCCGCCGGCGCCGCAGCGCCAGCCGGCGGAGCACCCCCGGCGATCTTGCTCGTGCCGCCGATGATGTTGAGCGCCGAGGTGTGGGACGTCAGCCATGCCACCAGCGCGGTCCGACTCCTCGCGGGAGCGGGCATCGACCCGTGGGTCATCGACTTCGGCGCACCCGAGCACGAGGTCGGCGGCCTCGAACGCACGCTCACCGACCACGTGCTGGCGATCGACGACGCGCTCGACCGGATCCGCGACATCCGCGGCGTCGACCCCCACATGGGTGGCTACTCGCAAGGCGGCATGTTCTGCTACCAGACCGCCGCCTACCGACGGGGCAAGGGCATCGCCAGCCTTGTCACGTTCGGCAGCCCGGTCGACACGCTCGGCATGTTGCCGTTCGGGATCCCCGGTGAGCTGGCCAGCGACGCGATCGGGTTCCTCGCCGACCATGTCCCGGCCAGCTTGTACCTGCCGGCGTGGGCGAGCCGCACGGGCTTCCGGCTCCTCGACCCGGTCAAAGCGATCCGCCAGCGGGTCGCCTACGTCCGCGACCTGCGCCACCGCGACGTCGACAGCCCGCGCGAGGAGCAGCGCAGGTTTCTCATGCGGGAGGGCTGGGTGGCCTGGCCCGGTCCCGCCTTGGCCGAGCTGGCGCTGCAGATGGTGGCCCACAACCGGATGCTGTCCGGCGGCTTCGTGATCGAGGGGCGCAGCGCCACCTTGGCCGACATCGTCTGCCCCGTGCTGTGCTTCGTCGGCGACCGCGACGAGATCGCCTCGCCCGACGTGGTGCGAGCGGTCCGCCAGGCCGTGCCACGCGCCGAGATCTGGGAGCGATCGCTCCCGACCGGTCACTTCGGGTTGGTGGTCGGCACCCAGGCGGTCGAACAGACCTGGCCGGTCGTCGCGGGTTGGCTGCATTGGCGCGACGGCGACGGCCCGCAACCCGACATCAAGCCGCTCGAGGAAGTCGATCTCACCGGGTCGGGCGCCGGCAACCCGGTCACCGACACAGTGTCGCTCGCAGCAGCCCTCGGTTCGCTGGCGGTGCGCAACACCACCCGCACCATCCGACGTGCCGGTCGGTCGATCGACGAGCTCCGCCACGACCTCGCCCAGTCGCTCCCCCGCGTGGCACGCCTCGAACGGGTCGGCCCACAGTCACGGGTGTCGCTCGGCTCGCTGCTCGACGAACAGGCCGGTACGGCACCCGACGCGACCTTCTTCTTGTTCGAGGGGCGCGGCCACACGTACCGCGACGCCAAGCGACGGATCGACAACATCGTCCGCGGCCTGATCTCCGTCGGGGTGCGCCAAGGCGAGCACGTCGGGATCCTGATGGACACCCGTCCCAGCGCCGTTGCCGTGCTCGCTGCGCTCAGCCGGCTCGGCGCAGTGGCAGTGCTCTTGCGCCCCGATGGCTCGCCCGTGCGCGAGGCCGAGCTCGGCAGCATCAGCCGGCTGATCACCGACCCGGAGCACGTGGTGCTGGCCCGCGAGATCAGCCACATCACGCCGCTCGTCCTCGGTGGTGGCGGCGAGCCACGAGAGCTCGGCTTCGGCCTCACCGACATGGAGCGCATCGACCCCGACGAAGTTCGGGTGCCGTCGTGGTATCGACCGAACCCCGGCCGCGGTCGCGACCTCGCGTACATCTGCTTCACCGGCTCGGGGGCGTCGACTCGGCCCAATCGGATCACCAACCGTCGCTGGGCCTTGTCGGCGTTCGGTACCGCGTCGGCGGCCAACTTGTCCGATGCCGACACCGTCTACGGCGTGACGCCGATCCATCACCCGTCGACCCTCCTCACCAGCATCGGGGGCGCGGTGGCCGGCGGCGCCCGCCTCGCCCTCGCCACCCGCTTCGAGCCCGAGACGTTCTGGAACGAGGTCCGCCGCTACGGCGTCACCGTGGTCTCCTACACGTGGACCCTCACGCACGAGCTGCTCGCCGCGCCGGTGTCGCCGCTCGAACGTCACCACCCGGTGCGACTGTTCATGGGGTCCGGCATGCCGCTCGGCTTGTGGCAACGGATCCTCGACCGCTTCGCGCCCGCCAAGGTCCTCGAGTTCTACGCCTCGACGGAAGGTCGAGCCGTGCTCGTCAACGTCGGGGGCGACAAGCCCGGCTCGAAAGGGCGACGGCTGCCGGGCAGCGCCCTGGTCCGGGTGGCCAAGTACGACCTCGAGGCCGGCCGCCTCGTCGAGGCCGACGACGGCTTCGCGGTGCCGTGCCGACCCGGCGAGGTCGGCATGCTCCTCGCCCGCGCCGACGCCGAAGCGGCCACCAGCAACGCCGTCCCGCTCCGCGGGGTGTTCGGCCGCGACGACGCCTGGCTGCTCACCGGCGACTTGTTCGAGGTGGACCGCGACGGCGACTTCTGGCTCGTCGGCGCCGCCAACGAGATGATCCGCACGCCGTACGGGACGTTCGGGCCGCGCCCGATCGAGCGGGCGATGGCCGGCGTCCCCGCCGTCGACTTGGCCTGCGCGTACGGCCTGCCGGGCCTCGCCGCGGTGGCGGTCACCTTGCGGCCAGGTGCCTCGCTCGACCCGGCCACCCTGTCGGCCGCGCTCGGCTCACGTCCCGACCACGAACGCCCCGACATCGTGCGGGTGGTGCGGGCGATCCCCACCACGACCTGGTTCCGGCTGCGTCACCAACCCCTTCAGGCCGCGGGCGTGGTGCCCGCCCGGCGCGGCGCGCCGGTGTGGATCCTCGATCGGGCGAGCGGCCGCTACTCGCGGCTGACGGCCTCAGCAGCCGAGTCGATGGCCGCGTCGGTCGCCGGCTCGTTGGCCACCTCGTCGTCGTGA
- a CDS encoding DUF4915 domain-containing protein, with product MSGWQTALAGQRLLVTGFGLTGGGIYDIADGVVQPIDDLSTVGLDIGGGRLWRLLRAPGEYTGSCEILSYDPTGVRSYVRLDGVRDPHDIRIFDNAVHLTSSWYNAVLRLTSDGDPSLVWRGSTVPDAWHPNSLTVVDGQLHVCAFGRFDRHKAWRSDQHRGKGVVVNLATGADVLANLDAPHDPRFVDGRWYVCESSVGMLTELSPAGERLRQLPIGHYARGLAIVDGWAFVGVSAHRETDERRAEVVVVDLAAGEEVDRLTLPCLEIYEILPTPPELVVGLWRGFATNPSRTTEQHLRATRGADRQPAPDDRQIALAAPAEAAAVAAAGEAHPPESLDGEVRAQPPETFVAGTMQVLPVQVTNRCPFPLTTVPPNVIGVAARWYPVDADGQEGDPEVGPLAAFPVRIDPGRTGTVEVVLNAPAAGRYRLSLALQQVRLTWFGFRTDAYVDVVEQVPAPAEAPASPPRLHVVHDDEVANEPATDAAIDSAAEAVSRE from the coding sequence ATGAGCGGGTGGCAGACGGCGCTGGCGGGCCAGCGTCTCTTGGTGACGGGCTTCGGGCTGACCGGCGGCGGGATCTACGACATCGCCGACGGCGTGGTGCAGCCGATCGACGACTTGTCGACGGTGGGACTCGACATCGGCGGCGGGCGGTTGTGGCGGCTGCTGCGTGCGCCGGGCGAGTACACGGGGTCGTGCGAGATCTTGAGCTACGACCCGACCGGTGTGCGGTCCTATGTGCGTCTCGACGGCGTACGCGACCCGCACGACATCCGGATCTTCGACAATGCCGTCCACCTCACGTCGAGCTGGTACAACGCGGTGCTCCGGCTCACCTCCGACGGCGACCCCTCGCTCGTGTGGCGGGGGTCGACCGTGCCCGACGCGTGGCACCCGAACTCACTGACGGTCGTCGACGGCCAGCTGCACGTGTGCGCGTTCGGCCGCTTCGACCGGCACAAGGCGTGGCGCAGCGACCAGCACCGTGGCAAGGGCGTGGTCGTCAACCTGGCCACTGGCGCCGACGTGCTCGCCAACCTCGACGCGCCGCACGATCCGCGGTTCGTCGACGGCCGCTGGTACGTGTGCGAGTCGTCGGTGGGGATGCTGACCGAGCTGTCGCCGGCCGGTGAACGGCTGCGTCAGCTCCCGATCGGCCACTACGCGCGGGGGCTCGCGATCGTCGACGGTTGGGCGTTCGTGGGCGTGAGCGCGCACCGTGAGACCGACGAGCGGCGGGCCGAAGTGGTCGTGGTCGACCTGGCCGCGGGTGAGGAGGTCGACCGGCTCACACTGCCGTGCCTCGAGATCTACGAGATCCTGCCGACGCCACCCGAGCTGGTGGTCGGGCTGTGGCGCGGCTTCGCGACCAACCCGTCGCGCACGACCGAGCAGCACTTGCGTGCCACCCGGGGGGCTGACCGTCAGCCGGCGCCCGACGACCGCCAGATCGCGCTGGCCGCACCGGCCGAAGCGGCCGCGGTCGCGGCGGCGGGCGAAGCGCACCCGCCCGAGTCGCTCGACGGTGAAGTCCGTGCACAGCCGCCGGAGACGTTCGTCGCCGGCACGATGCAAGTGCTTCCTGTGCAGGTCACCAACCGGTGCCCGTTCCCGCTGACCACGGTGCCGCCGAACGTGATCGGCGTGGCGGCGCGGTGGTACCCGGTCGATGCAGACGGTCAAGAAGGCGACCCCGAAGTCGGGCCGCTCGCCGCCTTCCCGGTGCGGATCGACCCGGGACGAACCGGCACGGTAGAGGTCGTGCTGAACGCGCCCGCGGCCGGTCGCTACCGCTTGTCGTTGGCGCTGCAGCAAGTGCGGCTCACCTGGTTCGGCTTCCGCACCGACGCGTACGTCGACGTCGTCGAACAAGTACCCGCCCCGGCCGAAGCGCCGGCGTCACCGCCGAGGCTGCACGTCGTTCACGACGACGAGGTGGCCAACGAGCCGGCGACCGACGCGGCCATCGACTCGGCTGCTGAGGCCGTCAGCCGCGAGTAG